A stretch of DNA from Pyxicephalus adspersus chromosome 5, UCB_Pads_2.0, whole genome shotgun sequence:
TGCATGCATCGGGTGGGGGGAGTGTGGGGCCTTGTATAgtaatgtaagctcttcggggcagggtcttctcctgtgtcactgtctgtatttgtcggtcatttgcaacccatatttaatgtacagcgctgtgtaatatgttggcgctatataaatacagtttgttaataataatgacagtCTGCGGGGTGATGACTGCTGGAGGTGTGACATTTAGGGAAGTCAAGGTCCCTCAGTCATGTGATGGTCCCGGGGCCTAATGATTGGATGTGTGATCCAACTCATTAATAACTACAcaaaaatagctgggtggttaGTAAAACGTTCTGGGTGGTGCGCTCGGCTAAATGGGGCTTGGGGGAGAGGGAAAGAACACTGTTGGGTAATGTTGGCAGCTGTAACCAATTCAGGAGCAGTGAGGGGGCACTGGTAAGTTTTCAGTGTTCTCCCGGCCCTTTTTCGCTGggccagcacttttcagcaaccaccctaCAAAGATCTTGTCGGTGACCTTGGTAAGTGGGGTCACAACACCTAATCTTCATTCAAGGCAATTGATTTAAGAAGCATGGAAGTCAGATGATCACCACAGATATGGCATTTCTTCCCCTGGCACAGATTGCTCCCCAGCAGCGAGAAGCACATAAATGCTATAACAagatacagtgttctccccagccccttttaactggaggcaccacccggctgtttttgagtggttactgatgagttgggtcacaatacaagggctgccacctgcctaaactaaaatttcttcccacccagcttaaaataatttctgggttgagcactgagatATCTGTGCCAGAAAGACCTCAAATTTAAATGGAAGTccctggtcttggagagctttaataaatccggccctgtgactccagataaaaaaaaaaaaaaaaatgatgggtgCTGACCTCTCCTTTAGTAACGTTTAGTTTAGAACATTTAGCACTATTCTGTAATGAAAATGAGAATGTGTTGCTGTATAATGCATACATTATATGAATATGTCAAACATTGCCTCTGACttcttttcttaaattttttaggtttacaaaCCAATAACACGCCATCATGTCACAAGGACTTCTGGCTAAACCTCAGATGAGAGGCCTCCTGGCCAAAAGATTGAGATTCCACATTGTTGGAGCCTTCGTCGTTTCATTGAGCGTTGTGGCTTTGTACAAGGTGAGCTTTTCTCCTCATTGTCATTGTTCATGGTTGGTGTTTTATCAGCGGATGATGTGTACTTACCTGCTAATTCTATGTGGTGAGCAACGCTACCGCATTTTACTTTACATGTCTGACACACATCGTGCTCATATTGGTGTGCGTTTCAATGCATGGCCACATCGGTGTGCGTTCTGATGTACTTCCATTGATTACAATAGAAAGCACATAGACCGAGAATGGAATTAAACCAGTAGTGTCACCAGGTGTGTGTAAAGCTGAGCATTGTAAAGTTccaggaatataaaaaatataaagacttCTATATTTCATGAAATGTATCACCTCCATATCTTGTGTCCCAATGTAAAGGATAAAATCCAACCTCCCCTTTTCTGGTTTTCATTTTTGTGGTACAGAATGTAATCCACAAAGGTGCAGTAATtccaatttttcttgtttttagtttGGTGTAGCCGAGCCAAGGAAGAGAGCGTATGCCAACTTCTACAAGAACTACGATGCAGTGAAGGAGTTTGAAGCCATGAGGGACGCTGGAGTGTTCCATGGTGTGCGTCCAAAGGGAGAATGAGACCACATTCCAGGTAATGCTGAGGCCTGCAGTAATAGTAATCCAATGTGTGGGAGAAGTGACTGAAGCCTTGTATACTTTTTGTTATATCAGCCCAGGGAATATTAAACCATAACAATGGCTCCTCACCTGGATCTGCATTTTGGTTAGAATCTGTAGGATTCAGCTACTGATAACTTGTTTAAATGCCAATCTATATGTCATTCGTGCAGGATTCTCAATAAAGACAAGTGGTTGGTGATTAGTCATCgacattggaaaatgtatttttcatagttgcatcaaatctgaaatataaaagttttatagaGGTGATGTTCTTATCCTTGGACTGCTCACGtaatctttgttttttcctttagggACATTCTGAATTTCTTCATGTGCTGGACATACTTGATGTGTATCACTATATCCAGTGCAGGTGACCACCACTGGATTCTTTCTACCGTTctgtaaatgtgttaaataaaacattgaaaacctGACTCCAGCCTGCGTGTTTTGTGGTATGTATAAAGTCCTAGGATTGCTTGTCCTCTCCCAGCCTTACACAGACCCTGCACCATGGCTTCCTTTATCAGGTGGCACTGCCCAGTGTAACCTCAGAACCAATGTACTGCATGGTCTgctatatttattgttatgttgATGAGTTTTTTATTCTCTGCATGGGGTGGACCTTCCTATGTGTAGCGTAGCAGAATTCTTTGTGTTCGAGGATCAGCAGGTGGAACGCATACTATGCCCGTTTTGCGTTGGTCACGTTAATGACGGCTGTATGCCAGCAAATGTCAAGTGCGGGACATGGGAACTCTTCTGTACCTAAAGGGAAATTACAGACCAAGAGCTTCTACTCCAATATAATCAGTTgcaattaaagcaaacctgtcctgAGAGATATGGCTGGCTAGTTTTTCTTCCAGATGTTGCTTTGATTATGGTTTGTGTCTCTGAGCCAGAAGATGTATACAGAATACTAAATTCTTTAATTTTGGTTGGTATAAGTGGCTACCTGGAATGTGAGCTGACACCCACAATATACATTGTCAGAGATTTCTAGGCTTTACTTTTTTACACTGTATTTAGTGATCATTTTGTAGAGCTCGCATTGCTTTTCTGGGCAAAATAATTCCAAAACGCCATGACCTTTCATTTCAGTTTATTTCATCAAATATATAGTTTACAATATATCGGTGAAAAATTATTTCTGACATTTGTATAACTTTGCCTTTATCATCAGGTATTCACATAATGCTTTCTTACACCCAGGACAGGGGTTCTAACGTGAGACTGATGGGTAGAAATCAAATTTATACATTCAGTAGGGTTGCACACAAAATCTGTCCTCATGAACTTTGCTAATTGcttctggtgaaaaaaaaattgtttgtaatcTCTTCTGTACAGGGTCCTCCCCtcgtcattgtttgcatctgtcagtcatttacaacccctatttattgtacagcactgtgtaatatgttggtgctttataaatactgtattataacaAACCCCTTTCTATTGCCACAGCTTGTGGTGAATCTATGTGACCATGTTTGTGTATTGGAGTGACAAATACAGAATGTGTATGGAAACAGGGCCTTCTCTCTGTACAATAAAGCAGCGCTTTGGACTCCCAACTCCTCATTCTAAAGTACCACAACTCTGACTCCTctataccccccaccccccacagttctaattctgtgcaaatttccgtgcaaaaagtgttccttttttttttttttttaaatttattttgcatagtaggctttaattcttaggcataaatcactgacatttaataaattgaataataaactttaaataaaaaaaaacacaaatctgtaaaaatgaaatgtgtacagtagcatatatatataattttattatttcttctttgtattggactcaatacagctattttgtattgaatccaaaccGCTAAGTCCTGcccacaccaacgtcaccgggaaaccccgtagatggAAACgacactttgcggctggagatcggaggagcaggacgtgtatTTGCTAATGTTGATTGAAACACAGCATTTCATCGCTGCTAAAGCTCAGCTATTGTAAAGCTGAAGATGGGGACTATTGTTCAGAACAGAATTGCTTCTACCAGATCCCCCTTAGCTCCCTAATCGGATTTATTTTTCAGAGCTAAGAATACTTTTTCAACACTGAAATCGaacattttactgtatgttttcagAACTTTACATTTAATAGAATTTGGTGTTAGTACATTTTTGCTGACTCCACAGCCccacattaaagtgaacctgtcctgcTGACCTTCAAACTAAGCTAACAAGTTATTTGCGTGATAAATGTGTTACAGCACGATCACCACTAAAAGTAACAAATGTTATATAGAGAGCGTGCAGAGCAGCATAGACTACAATAGAGAAGTGTTTGCTACACAACACCCGATGAGCACTTGTGAAAAGTCACCGTAATGAAAGTGGCTCATGTTTTTACAGTcaggaaataaattatttgtttaacaTTAATCCCCTTAGCGGTATTtcagagtgtggctcagggtaaaaaaaaaacctgcaaaaggCAGTAAAcgcccgagccacacttgggatagATAACAACattaaaaccccacttaccttggtTCCATCGGTGCTCTCTGCGTCCTGCTCCGTCTGTGCCCCTCCTCTGGCTGCGTTCTGTGCCTCCAATCTTCTGCCTGCGAGTGCACTAatgttcccagtgacgtcggtatGTGCGGGAGgcgcggcaggaaatttaaataattttgttttggattcaatacaaaataatccttatataattatatatgctaatgtacagttattacaggtttcttttttatatgcactcttattttaacagatttttattttaaatttttttaatacatttaataaataatggacatgttttggtgagttatgcctaagaattataggcctacaatgtaaaataaatttccttgcaaaacaatgtaccgcttttggcgtaaaaatgtggacagaattagaatgccaggggggttaatataaGAGAAGGGTGTTGGTGGGTATATCTGGTGTGCAGCATACTGAGCTTCCATTGCTACCAGATCGGTGACACCGGTTATGTGACTACCTTTGTGTAAAGACAATGCTACCTCCATCCAAATCTTATCCAGTTTTAGATTGGAACCTCAGTCAGGTTAATTGCTGTTTGTAACTTTTCCATAAagatttattagtgtttttttatataaagttacagTACAAAGATACAAAGTAATTGTTAGGCAATGGTATGGTTTATTAATGTCAGATGAGGGATCTGCTGAGCCCATGGGATACACAATGGGGAATTTTAGAACACCAATATTATCAGATTTATTCTTCCAAGGGACTGAAACCCAGGAAGGCATCCCAACATGAAGTAGGTACTGACAAAATACCCATTTTAGGTGAATTGTCCTACATGACCCTGTGTCAGTGGACAAGTTCCCCAGCAAGGAAAGACGGTCAAAAAACCTTTCTTATGCTGGAAATTGGAGGGCcactaaatgtttatttgaatcCATTTTTGGCCCATCTTTAAAATATCACCTCTCTCTCAGCTGAGGTTCCTTCTAGATTTCAGGGAGCAGATCCCTTACTTAGACCTTTCCCAGGACTAACACAAGCTTAAAAGTCACATGATGGTAGTCCTAGCAATATATTGGACAGGTccactattattttatatatatatttttaatttataaactaTACAGTTACCAGAAatcttaaaacacatttacactttcatcaataaagttTCTATTAGTTTCACAGAGTATCACCAAAGCACTAAATGTAAACTTGTAGTCCATGGACAATAAGCTCAGGGCTGGAAGCAATAATACAACATCTGGAGAGAGATCTGATATTTGGTACACATTGGCGCTGTGTATACAGACAAGATAAGAAAAGAAGCTTTATAAGTGGGCAGAATGAGTGCGTGCCGGGGAAATCTTCCAGCTGTTAAGGAACTAAATTCTGCCAATGTTTGACGCTTCTGCCAACCAAAACTGAATGGAGGAACACTAGGCCAGGAGGAACCTTTTATTATGCAACTTCACCCTGCACTCTCATACACATGgtcacccatatatatatatatatatatatatatatatatctcacaacATTGtacttttataagcattttatgTAGAAAAACATACAGGAAATGTTTGCACTTATAAGCTGGCCGTTTTTTAGCtcagttttttaaaaagctgTGGGCCAAGCTATGCAGACACGGCGAGTTTATCACACTGATCCCTTGTTACATTTTTACTCTACAAAGCTGGTGAAGGGATCATTAAGCCCGAGCACTGACACCTTCATCAATGTCTTCAAATCTTTCGGAGGTAGAATTTATGGGCAGCACAAACCTTCCTTACACTTCCCCTACAGCCGGCTTTGTCTAAGGCTGCATAGAAATCCAAACTGTCTGTTCTCATCTAACTTTCCACTTCCAGTATACAAACAGGGAAAGGAAAACCatgagaaaacattttacatgcgATAGGCATTGTACTTACTATACATCCCCTGCGCTGTTTAATCTCAGACAAAACATTGGCTTCTGACCACTTCACCAGCTACAACTTTTCGTATCTGAGGAACTATTGGACTAAAAAGACCTTGATAATGGAATTGACAATTGCTGAGCTATGCTTTTCTAATTGTGATTCTGCCACACTAAGAGTAAATTAAACCTAAACcactaaaatcattttaaaaaatcaatatatttttattatgctctGCTGCTAAAATACAATTTGATGTTCTCACCTTTTAATGGGATTGCCGACATGACAATGAATGTTTGCATACACAACACCCTCTCATACTATGTGTCGCCCCCTATCTACAATGCTCATACGGGACCGGAGCAGGCAGAGCCCCCTGGAACGCAGTGGAgtttgtgggcctgatttatgaaagttgcccaaggcaggagaggatacactttcatcaatgaagctgggtgatacagaaaaccggGAATGAttatcttaaaatcatttgcttttatctggctttttttttttgaatcctggaccaagtctattccaggttttttggatcacccagcttcactgatgaaatcgtatcctctccagccttggagggttttaataaaccaggccatGTGTCTCTGTGCTCAGCGCGAAGGAAAAGAGCTGCCACACACAAACATGGAATAACTTGAATTCATGTAGCTGGCAGAATAAGGTGGACAGATTTGTGTAAATGAAAGAATAATAATTGGCTATATAATGTGTCTGTATTAGGTACATTGTGCTTTTAATGGCTTTGTATCTGAAATGTTCAGACACACAAAATAGGAACAAGATGGTGGCCTGCCCCAAGGACCAGCTAGTGCAATGATTGGTCTCAGTGACATGGCTCACCCTGACCAGGACATAAATCTGAGATTCCACCTCTGGTCTGcagatatacagaatatatatattatctttttttctaatgtaaaccTCACATGAAGAAAAAGACAGGACGGTCCATGTAACATCTCAGGTACATCTTCCCAGCCGTCTTATTATTCACTTACTTGCACCACACACCAGTGATGGCGATGGACGCATTAAGCCTGAGAAGAGGGAAGGAGTCCTTTACAAGTAGATGTGGTCACCCGGAATAGACTCCTGTGTTTTCTTACAGTTCATCTCCATAACGGTCCCTCAGTGAAATCCCCTGCGGAGTGCCTTATTTTTCACCATTTTGAATTTGCTAATAAATACTTTGGCGAATGGAGCGTCCACCAGGAACTGGTAAGTCTTGGTGTTGGTTGGAGGAGGTTCAGCGGCCACCACTTGGGCAGCCAGCTGTAGGGAGGAGTGGCTGGGGATCAGGTGAAGGGAACTCTTTGCAACGTAATCCACGAGGCGGCTGTACTGCTGTTCAGAGAGACGCTCCCTGACTCCATCAGGCTGGAAGAGATGCAAAAGAAAAACGTGTTTCGTTATCACATCATGCACAACATGCTTCCAGACTTCTGTATGGAAGAATCAAGATATCAATATAGAACAAGGCAGGATAATAGGACATAAATAGACATAAATAATATTCTGGTGAATGAATGATGCATCCTTCCAAGCATGATTTACACTGCACATTCACTCTCCAGATGGCAAATGATTATTATATGATATCCCCACACTGTGGGTTGTAGCTGTGTTAGGGTCACCATTTCCTGTAGTGGTTGTCACCTACCTCTGTGTCACTGGTGACCGGCTGCTGTTTGAGTTGCACTAGGAGGGAATTCTTGGATCCTTTTTCCTCCATACAATCTATTTCAGTGACAGGGAAGGCCTGCTGCTGGGTGTCCTCACTGATACTGACAACAAACAGCACTTCTGAAGTCAGCAGCAGGCAGCCAGCGTACTCCTGTCCGGACCCGCTGACAATGACCACATCCAGTGCCATGTGTAGCTCCGGCCGGCCCAAAGACTGCAGCATTTTCCTGTATGGCAGAATGACAAAGTATCAGCACCAATCCAAAGAATTGTTACTACGTTATCAGGCTCTTTcaataattaaaagaacaaatgCAAATGTATCCCTTCATTTAAAACATCAGACTGCTTCTGTAAACCTTTGGGGTAAAGTTATCAGGAGATGAATTTTTTATCAAATGAACATGGCTTgattgtttaaacattttgtatacagCATAGTGTGGCTAGGGCGGCACTCACCAGGCAGCCATAAAAAGCACCCCAGGATGAGCCCAAAACATCAATGTGAATGCCACATCAAATTTCAAAGCGatcagaaaattaaaattatatttatgacaTATAGATAGAACAGCCATCACATTTCAGAGGATCTTCCCCCCCTTCCTCAGGGTTGGAATAACACAAGAAAGAATAGTAATTTATAAGATTATCCTATTGCAAAATATGCTGTAAATTGGAGATATACTGTCAAAAGAATCTGtacaaataacaatttataaatgctttatatatatatatatatcatggtaAAAGTGATAAAACACCTTGGAGGCTATTATAATGCAAAGGCCGTGTAGGTGGAAGTAGGGGCAATATTGTGGTGTGTGGGTATAAGAATCTGACATTACCAGACATATTTCACGTGGCTGTTGGCTGCATGCTGTGATTGCAGGTCGTTGGATAGGTATCTTTGTTTAGGAAGCTGAGACAGTCCAGCCCCATGTAATATCCCTGCAAAAGAAACCAAGAGACTGATTAATGCATGGTGTATAAAGAGAAGACACATCAGAGAGCAatggtaatgtacagcacagagtATCCAGTAACCAGAATTTACCCgaagacagaaatataaaagataaatgttgATTGGTTTCCAGGGGTTACTGCATTTCACATTGTTCTTGGGCTTCTTTCCATGC
This window harbors:
- the COX6C gene encoding cytochrome c oxidase subunit 6C, whose protein sequence is MSQGLLAKPQMRGLLAKRLRFHIVGAFVVSLSVVALYKFGVAEPRKRAYANFYKNYDAVKEFEAMRDAGVFHGVRPKGE